Sequence from the Acidihalobacter prosperus genome:
GTCCTGGATGAGGCGGTAATCGGCCAGTCGGACCGGCCGGTATGGAATGTTCATTGGCAGCCCCCGCTTCACATGCACCGCGTCCGCAGGTGTGGAACGGGTAAATGCGTAAGCCGGCCACCCGGTTCTGGCCGGACTCACTTGCGGATACCGCGGGTACTATAGAATACTCGGGTAATAATGTTGGCATGTCAAACCAGCAGCCGGCTCCGTCGCTCGGTTGTGGTCGCGGACCCGCAGCGGCATCTGGACCGGTCGTGCCGCCGCTTTCAATGACTCAGCAATGGCTTATGGCGAAAACACCCGGCAGCAACCAGGACGGCATTCATGCGCTCGATTTTGGTCAACTGACGGACCTGGTTGGCTATCGCCTGCGCAAGGCGCAGATTGCAGCCTATCAGGCCTTCATGACGGGGCGCGATGCCCCGGGGCTGACCCCGGGGCAAGTGGGTGTGCTGATATTGATCGATCGCAACCCGGCGTTGACCCAGCAGGCGCTCAGCTATGGCATCGGCGTTGACAAGTCCACGTTGGTGGCCACACTCGACCGCCTCAGTGAACGCGGCTTGATCCGGCGCGTACGATCGTCCGTGGATCGACGCCAGAACGAGTTGCGGCTGACGCCCAAGGGGCAGCGGACGCTGACCGAGGCGCTGGCCTATATCGATCAGCACGAGCGCGCGTTGACGGCGCGCTTGAGCGATGACGAGCGCGCAACGCTGTTAGCGTTGCTGCACAAGATCGGATGAGCGCACCACTCCGGTCAAAACGGGGCGACGATGGATAAGGTCCGTCCATGAGCGCGCCTCGTCAAACCGCCGGCCTACTCGTCGAACAGCGCGATGCGGTGGCCTGGCTGCGCATCAACCGGCCAGCCAAGCGCAATGCGCTGGATGCCGGGATCATACGCGCCCTGTACGACGCCCTGAATGCTTTGCCCGAGCAGACGCGGGCCATCGTCCTGAGCGGCGAGGGCGAACATTTCTGCGCAGGCCTTGATCTGAACGAAGCCGTCGAAATGCACGCGGCCG
This genomic interval carries:
- a CDS encoding MarR family winged helix-turn-helix transcriptional regulator; amino-acid sequence: MAKTPGSNQDGIHALDFGQLTDLVGYRLRKAQIAAYQAFMTGRDAPGLTPGQVGVLILIDRNPALTQQALSYGIGVDKSTLVATLDRLSERGLIRRVRSSVDRRQNELRLTPKGQRTLTEALAYIDQHERALTARLSDDERATLLALLHKIG